The following are encoded together in the Montipora foliosa isolate CH-2021 chromosome 12, ASM3666993v2, whole genome shotgun sequence genome:
- the LOC137979359 gene encoding polypeptide N-acetylgalactosaminyltransferase 2-like, whose translation MKLLRRRKTILVILVAIWIGGMVYFLIPLRETRDESLQNVDIDNFLQGDELGGERKFRDRDNNEHNGNLNDDTYADNENVQREKKITEENDHRRIKDFDVESYLAATRLKKGDDAYSSNAYNQEASDKAAFDRDVPDVRSSECQARSWETDLPSTSIIICFHNEGRAALLRTVISSLNRSPPNLLKEIILVDDFSNNPDDGRLLAQLPKVKILRNDKRQGLMRSRVRGADEAQGEVLTFLDSHCECNKNWLEPLLKRIKEQRNMIVSPIIDVISMDTFDYMGSSSDLRGGFGWNLNFKWDYLPSNVLAERAGRPTDPIRTPVIAGGLFSIDKKWFERIGKYDMDMDIWGGENLEISFRAWQCGGSMEIIPCSRVGHVFRNRHPYNFPGGSMNVFQKNTRRAVEVWMDEYKKYYYAAVPYARNTDYGDISSRLELRKKLKCKPFKWYVQNVYPELRVPEGEDTTAFGEIKQGKDCMDTLGHTEGGSVGLYECHGAGGNQLWNFVKNKMLKHDANCLETASEEDGIPALLVNCDENNTNQHWEYDKSSNRIRHVGSGKCLDSKDHKKKGLVLNDCSNSFTQVWQFEVIL comes from the exons ATGAAATTATTGAGGCGAAGAAAAACAATTTTAGTCATTCTTGTAGCAATATGGATTGGAGGAATGGTATATTTTCTAATTCCTTTGAGGGAAACAAGAGATGAATCACTACAGAACGTGGACATCGATAACTTTTTGCAAGGGGATGAGCTTGGTGGTGAAAGGAAATTTCGAGATCGAGACAATAATGAGCACAATGGAAACTTAAATGACGACACTTATGCAGACAAT GAAAATGTCCAGAGAGAAAAAAAGATTACAGAAGAAAATGACCACCGAAGAATAAAGGACTTTGATGTTGAAAGCTACTTAGCTGCGACACGTTTAAAGAAAGGTGATGATGCTTATTCCAGTAATGCATACAATCAGGAAGCAAGTGATAAAGCAGCATTTGACCGAGATGTTCCTGATGTCAGGTCTTCAGA GTGCCAGGCAAGGTCATGGGAGACAGATCTACCAAGTACATCGATCATCATTTGCTTTCACAATGAAGGCAGGGCAGCATTGCTACGGACAGTTATAAG ttCCCTAAACAGAAGTCCCCCCAACTTGTTGAAAGAGATAATTCTAGTGGATGATTTTAGCAATAACC CTGATGATGGCAGGTTATTAGCCCAGCTTCCTAAGGTGAAAATTCTTAGAAATGACAAAAGACAAG GATTGATGCGCTCTCGAGTACGTGGTGCTGATGAAGCCCAAGGAGAAGTGCTTACTTTTTTAGATAGTCATTGTGAGTGTAATAAGAACTGGCTGGAGCCACTCCTAAAGAGGATCAAGGAG CAACGAAATATGATAGTAAGTCCTATCATTGATGTTATTAGTATGGACACCTTTGATTACATGGGATCATCATCAGATCTAAGAGGAG GATTTGGATGGAACTTGAATTTCAAGTGGGATTACTTACCATCAAATGTCCTCGCAGAACGTGCTGGGCGACCCACTGATCCCATTAG AACTCCTGTTATTGCTGGGGGATTATTCTCCATTGACAAGAAATGGTTTGAAAGAATAGGCAAATATGACATGGATATGGACATCTGGGGAGGCGAAAATTTGG AAATCTCCTTCAGAGCATGGCAGTGCGGAGGCAGCATGGAAATCATTCCTTGTTCCAGAGTTGGTCATGTTTTTAGAAACAGACATCCGTATAACTTCCCAGGGGGCAGCATGAATGTCTTCCAAAA GAATACAAGAAGAGCTGTAGAAGTATGGATGGATGAATACAAGAAGTATTATTATGCTGCTGTGCCATATGCAAGGAATACAGATTATGGAGA TATTTCAAGTCGACTTGAACTTCGTAAAAAGTTAAAATGTAAACCTTTCAAGTGGTATGTGCAGAATGTTTACCCTGAGCTAAG AGTTCCAGAGGGTGAGGACACAACAGCATTTGGAGAGATCAAACAAGGCAAAGACTGCATGGACACCTTGGGTCACACTGAGGGAGGAAGTGTTGGGCTGTATGAATGCCATGGTGCAGGAGGCAACCAG TTATGGAATTTTGTCAAGAACAAGATGCTAAAACATGATGCAAACTGCCTGGAAACAGCCAGTGAAGAAGATGGAATCCCTGCTTTGCTGGTGAATTGTGATGAAAACAATACAAATCAG CATTGGGAGTATGACAAGAGTTCAAACAGGATCCGACATGTTGGCTCTGGCAAATGTCTTGATAGCAAAGATCACAAGAAAAAAGGACTTGTTTTAAATGATTGTAGTAATTCTTTCACTCAAGTCTGGCAGTTTGAGGTGATCCTCTAG
- the LOC137980844 gene encoding uncharacterized protein produces the protein MRRRDNIKPELNEDYKHLCSSSVPFTEFLFGNDANLSKQLKDLAEATKVSKKLNPKVDGHKSNGYRGYKHAKSKGFGYKYSSRGQGTQAIKNLNWKRPGPPYTKKDEGRRPNKLQQFVPAWKDITDDPEVLDWIEHCHLEFIDGVPPVQETDYKVIQFNDAEAAIIESEIVQLLNKGVIVESPHFQGEFVLSIFVRLKKNGVDYRIILNLKELNKFIVYRHFKMDSLKTVTDLMSQGCYMASVDIKDAYYTVPIATEHQKFLKFRQKGYLSSSYIDDCYLQGATYGECHDNVQETLMLLGDLGFPIHNEKSVLTPSQVLTFLGFVLNSVTMTVQLTKSRKQKLKTVCLTLVNKETCTIQSVAEVIGVIVSSFPGVEHGPLHYRSLERDKSHALRENKGNFGASMILSPSSRAELNWWISNVDTSLKLISHGEPELHIQTDASAHSWGGLRGEQRTGGRWTQQEASHHINY, from the exons ATGCGGCGCAGGGATAACATCAAGCCCGAGCTAAATGAAGACTACAAACACTTGTGCTCCAGCTCGGTACCCTTCACAGAATTCTTGTTTGGCAATGATGCCAACTTATCTAAACAACTGAAAGATCTCGCAGAAGCGACCAAAGTTAGCAAAAAGCTAAACCCAAAAGTGGACGGCCACAAAAGCAATGGATACAGGGGATACAAGCACGCAAAGTCCAAAGGCTTTGGCTACAAGTATTCCTCACGTGGTCAAGGCACTCAGGccattaaaaatttaaactggaaaaggCCCGGCCCTCCATACACCAAGAAGGACGAGGGGAGGAGGCCAAACAA ATTGCAACAATTTGTCCCAGCATGGAAAGACATTACTGACGACCCAGAGGTTTTAGACTGGATTGAGCATTGTCATTTAGAGTTCATAGATGGTGTACCACCGGTACAGGAAACTGACTATAAGGTGATACAATTCAATGATGCAGAAGCTGCTATTATAGAGTCTGAAATTGTACAACTCCTCAATAAAGGTGTTATTGTGGAGTCTCCTCACTTTcaaggagaatttgttttgtcCATTTTCGTTAGATTAAAAAAGAATGGAGTAGACTATAGGATTATCCTAAACCTTAAGGAGCTAAACAAGTTCATTGTTTACCGGCACTTCAAAATGGATTCACTTAAGACAGTGACAGATCTGATGTCCCAAGGGTGTTATATGGCGTCCGTAGATATAAAGGATGCATATTATACAGTGCCTATTGCCACAGAGCatcaaaaatttttgaaattcag GCAAAAGGGCTACTTGTCCTCATCTTACATAGATGATTGTTATCTGCAAGGAGCAACCTATGGTGAATGCCATGATAATGTACAAGAAACACTTATGTTGCTTGGGGATCTTGGGTTCCCTATTCACAATGAAAAATCAGTACTCACACCATCTCAGGTCTTGACTTTCTTGGGATTTGTGCTTAACTCAGTTACAATGACTGTGCAACTTACCAAAAGCCGAaagcaaaaactgaaaacggTCTGCCTCACCCTTGTCAATAAAGAAACCTGCACAATTCAAAGTGTGGCAGAGGTCATTGGGGTCATTGTGTCAAGTTTTCCAGGGGTGGAACACGGCCCCCTCCACTATCGCAGCCTTGAAAGGGACAAATCACATGCCTTACGAGAGAACAAAGGCAACTTCGGAGCTTCTATGATCCTCTCCCCCAGTTCTAGAGCAGAACTAAATTGGTGGATATCTAATGTTGATACTTCACTCAAACTTATTTCTCATGGTGAACCCGAACTTCACATTCAAACTGATGCCTCAGCCCATAGCTGGGGTGGTCTGAGGGGAGAACAAAGAACAGGGGGGAGATGGACCCAACAGGAAGCATCCCATCACATTAACTACTGA
- the LOC137979150 gene encoding uncharacterized protein — MQMFDLSAVTQFILLFRKQYWKSKIMVMNHKGTNANTIRNFRRVKKKKKRVYAYRVRSFCICVVRLSPSGTVIKRQEQYERDIRMRRSPDYQKKRDENKKNKVKKHEKEKEFMKSLKSVSVTTSYCGAGHYTDSELESSDSENSEEELSEPDNYIPNSTDSSDDESGEEMSDNPSPLYFLYDCEGTGGSIYKDHIVEIAAALQPLPSNLHVKTKLPTTFQSLMNTSKRIAAPVVRKCGIKQTDLLNKPKLSEVLPRFISWIKNLTDEVSTLTKRKYFPGTYTTV, encoded by the exons ATGCAAATGTTCGACTTGTCGGCAGTCAcgcaatttattcttttgttccgCAAACAATACTGGAAAAGCAAAATTATGGTTATGAATCATAAAGGCACAAACGCGAATACGATACGCAATTTTAGacgcgtcaaaaaaaaaaaaaaacgcgtatACGCGTATCGCGTGCGTTCATTTTGCATCTGCGttgttcgcttatctccgagcggCACTGTAATCAAGAGACAGGAGCAATATGAAAGAGACATCAGGATGAGAAGGTCACCTGATTACCAAAAGAAAAG AgatgaaaacaagaaaaataaggTGAAAAagcatgaaaaggaaaaggaatttATGAAGTCACTGAAGTCAGTTTCCGTAACAACATCTTACTGTGGGGCAGGTCATTACACTGATTCCGAGTTGGAAAGCAGTGATTCTGAGAATTCTGAAGAGGAGTTATCAGAACCAGATAACTACATTCCTAACTCAACAGACAGCAGCGATGATGAGTCAGGTGAAGAAATGTCTGATAACCCATCTCCACTGTATTTCCTTTATGATTGTGAAGGTACAGGTGGATCAATATACAAAGACCACATAGTGGAGATCGCTGCTGCTCTTCAGCCTCTACCCAGCAATTTACATGTAAAGACAAAGCTCCCAACAACCTTCCAGTCCCTCATGAACACGTCTAAGAGAATAGCAGCACCAG TGGTAAGGAAATGTGGAATTAAACAGACAGACCTCCTCAACAAACCAAAATTGTCAGAAGTACTTCCAAGGTTTATATCTTGGATTAAAAACCTGACAGATGAAGTTTCCACTTTGACAAAGAGGAAGTACTTCCCAGGTACATATACTACAGTATAG
- the LOC137980843 gene encoding large ribosomal subunit protein uL30m-like, whose protein sequence is MASKVRSVVHKLHAVTLIKSPIGQPWWEKRTIKFLGLNKLHKTVIVKNTATMNGQLQAIKHLIDVKPIEVVEKDINSTGTGDEEVFLRENGQFHLDKFEDYLKNNPRIENVIRARRKQVVWETKRRR, encoded by the coding sequence atggcgtcgaaagtgaGGTCTGTTGTGCACAAACTTCACGCTGTAACTTTGATTAAAAGCCCCATTGGACAACCTTGGTGGGAAAAAAGAACGATTAAGTTCCTGGGCTTAAACAAGCTGCACAAAACTGTGATTGTTAAGAATACGGCTACGATGAATGGACAGCTTCAAGCGATTAAACACCTTATTGATGTCAAGCCAATTGAAGTTGTCGAGAAGGACATCAATTCAACAGGAACAGGAGATGAGGAAGTATTCCTGAGAGAAAATGGACAGTTTCATCTAGACAAATTTGAGGATTACTTGAAAAATAATCCACGAATAGAGAACGTCATTCGTGCGAGAAGAAAACAAGTGGTATGGGAGACAAAAAGACGCAGATGA